In the genome of Haloplanus salinus, the window CTCGGGACGGCCGTCCACGCCGGATCGGCGTCTCCACTTCGATTCCTCGCTCGCGGCCCATCGCTGCGATCCCGTCTAGCGTAGTGTTCCCGCTCTCTTTGAGGAGTCCGACGATGCTCCAAGGGACGTCCTCGTAGGCGTAGGTGTTCGTGTCCACGACGTAGAGGGCGTGCACCGTTGCACCGTATCGGCGATGTCGATCCCCTGTTCGGCGGCGACTATCGACCCGTCACTCCCGTCAGCTGCCACGAGGACATCGTCGTAGACCTCGAAGTCGTTCGCCACATCGATGTCGATGTCCTCGCGGAATCGGACCGTCAGCACGGGCACATCGGCGTTTCGAACGACTCTGAGCGTCGTACTGCCGAGGTCCGGTCCGACTCCGGCCTGACCGTGCGTTCCCATCGCCACGAGGTCGACGTTCTGTTCGACGACGTAGTCGAGCATCTCCTCGTAGGGCGTTCCCTGCCGGAGTTCGTGCTCGGCCGTCAGATCGAACTCGGCGGCCGTCTCTGCGATGTCGGTGGTCGCTCGTCGTCCCAGCTTCTCTGCTGAGAACCGCAGTTGCCCGTGCGCCGAGGCGTCTGTAACGGTCGAGAACTCGCTCTCGTCGGTCACGTACAGCGCGTGAACCGTCGCGTCGGAAGTCCGGGCGAGACCGAGCCCGTAGCTGACGGCCCGTTCGGTCGCGGTACTTCGGTCTGTCGGGA includes:
- a CDS encoding universal stress protein, with product MDTNTYAYEDVPWSIVGLLKESGNTTLDGIAAMGRERGIEVETPIRRGRPSRELLNYVDENDVDLVTLGAYGRTSEVHLGSTTERVTRKPRQPTLSVR
- a CDS encoding universal stress protein, which codes for MCDHILLPTDRSTATERAVSYGLGLARTSDATVHALYVTDESEFSTVTDASAHGQLRFSAEKLGRRATTDIAETAAEFDLTAEHELRQGTPYEEMLDYVVEQNVDLVAMGTHGQAGVGPDLGSTTLRVVRNADVPVLTVRFREDIDIDVANDFEVYDDVLVAADGSDGSIVAAEQGIDIADTVQRCTPSTSWTRTPTPTRTSLGASSDSSKRAGTLR